In Plasmodium knowlesi strain H genome assembly, chromosome: 8, the DNA window ACTTCTCTtttgaaggaagggaaaagtcTATCTGGGCTTAAAATTAATGGTCCATCGGGGAGTTTATTATTGTCATTTCTTTTGAATCTGAATAGGTACTCCCTTGTGGAATCCGCCTGACCAATAGCCCTAGCAGTAAGGTACAAAATGTGGTACCcattattattaattttattaaataatTGAGAAACCCCAACATGAGACCAGTCCTTGCCAACGATAGGCATTATATGTCCAAGAACATTGGATCTAGTAATAGTTCCATCGACATCTGAAATaacaatttttgcatttttcttccatagATATATGGTGCCATTAATACTTTTGGTTCCTTGCAAGGAGGAGGTAACTAAAAAGGTGATGGTGTTTGCTCCTTCCTTTAAATTTAATGATTGTAGTTGCTCTGAGGTCGGTCTCAATGATTTTCGatatcttatttttattttttcatccccatGTTTGGTGCTTCTCCTGCTGATTTCACTTGCATTATGTAAGGAATGTTGTATGCTTCTCTTTGCATTGTGTTCTTTCAGGACTTCCATTTCTCCCTCCTCATTATTATTTGCATTActattattgttattgttaCTACTTGTAGTGGTGGTTGGAGCTGCGATGGGTGTTGGCTTGGtggtactttttcttccttccttcttcttatctTCAATTTGATTGGCTCCTTTGGGATCCTTCCCCGTAGTTTTTGTATTTATGGTGTTGTCATATTCTGCACTGGATACTCCGAACCAGTTTCTCCATCCCTTGTCCTTTATTTCGACTAAAGTTAGAGAAGAGTTCAGTAACTTTTCAACAGCCAAAATGGACAGAGGTTGGTTGAACACGACCCAGGAGGCTAGAAGTGGTAGGGCAACCCTTGAGGGATAGTAGGGATCCTTTTTATCAAATCGAAAGACAAGAGATGGATGGTACCACAAGTTGGAGTTCTTGTCTATCTGTTCATATGTAACTATATTGgcttcaaaaatatttttgttatgaATTTCAATGCTAtaatcattttgttcattatCTGCATTTTGGTTGAGTAGTAAATGCCCACACAAGCTGCATTCAATTCTGTTCTGTATGTCGTCGTCAAAGGTGCTTTCTGGTTCATCTTTCGAATAGCTTATTTGGTTTTCATCGTCATTCGAATTCATCTCTGCGTCGGCGTTTTCATCGGAGGAGTGGTGCTCATGGTGTGCCTTGAACTTGCCTCTTGCTTTTGTTCGCTCCTTCGAATGGTCTTCCGCCTTAACCCATTTTTCCGCGTTTTCCTTGGTTTCTCTGCCTGCCTCCATCTCAACACCCGTCCGTGACGCACACCCTTCCACCTTTTCCCTAGCACGTTCCCTCGCTTTATGCTTCAACCTTTCTATCATCCTTTGCTTCTCCCTTTCGAGTTCCTCCTCACCAACTCCCTCTCCCAGAGAGTGCTCTTCTCCCCTGGGTTCCATCTTTTCCTTATACTCCTGTTTCGTTTCCGCGTTATTTGATTCCTcccctaatttttttatcaccatTTTTGTGGAATCCTTATTCGCGTCACTCCCTCGTTGACTTCCTCGTTGGCTTCCTCGTTGGCTTCCTCGTTGGCTTCCTCTTTGGCTTTCCTTTTGGCTTCCCCTTTGGCTTTCCCTTTCGCTGTTCCTCTTGGCATCCGCGACGATCCCCCTGATGGGGTGTCCCTCGCTTGGCCTCCTCTTCTGGACATGCTCAGAGTTGCCCCAGTTTTCCCCCTTATCATTGTTAGCACTGCTAGTATTGTTGCCGCCGGGCTGGTGGAGGGGGATTGGTTCCTTGACTGCCGTTTTAACGGAGTGCCTACCCTTGGAATATTTCTTTGGAGAATGTGCGtattcatcatcgtcattgTTGTTACTTAGTTTTGTGGGGGCCTCTTTCTTCACAAGGTCTATGTGACTAtccctatatttttttatatgtttcGTTTTGCTACCACGAGGGGaggtttttatttctctctCTTTGTTGAGGCACTTTCTAACATTCGACTCGCTCAAATTTCTTCTGCGTACACAAGTAAGTTGTTCCCTGGATGAGGAATGATCATGGACTGATTCGCTTTTAttgtagaatttttttcgcttttcatttttttcatttttattgttGGACGATATGGCTGTACAGTTATCTGAGGCGTAATCCTGATTTTTCAAATGGGGTAATCTTCCCCATGACCAGGACCATTCTGAATTGGCATTTGGATCATCatcgtctttttttcctttattggCATGGTGAGTGTAGTCTTCATCTAGTACGTTTCGGTGTACGTGGggacttttgtttttttttttcttctttagaTTATCTCTTTGGACGGAAACACGGTGTTGACTATTGTGCTTGTTGTGATCGTGACGATCGTGATGATCCCGGCGATCGTGATGATCGCGCGAGATGAAATCTCCCCCCTTGGCCTGACTATTGCTCTGTTTTCTCCCCTTCccttgttccattttgtagTTCCTATCTACCGACTTGCGCCTATCGGTGGCAATGTTCAGAAGAAAGGATTTATCCGAATCATCATCGCTTTTGAAATTGTTCAGGGAATCATTAATACTGCAGCTATCGATGTGTTGACTTAAATATAATTCATTATACTCATGGCGAGGGGATGAGAGAGGGGAGGTTTCTAATTCTTCTTCGACATCATCATATGTTTTCTCAACAAAATAAGCTTCTCCTGCGCTACCTAACTTCATATGTAGATTTGTGCTCTTTCCATTGACTAAAATACtcactattttttcctttgatcTTAACAATTTTGTCTTTCCAAATCTCACATGGAAAGGGGTAGACTTGTACGTGacgcttatttttttttctcctttcaatTTCGTCTCAATTTCGGATTCCACGCAGATGATGTCGATGCACCCACTGAGGGTGGCTTGGTTAAAGTCCAGCGCGTTGGACACGCTGCTCACTATTTTTCCCCACCTGCGAAGGGGTTGCAAATGGAGGGGTATGGACAGAGGGGTTAATTTGTGCTCTACACACATGGGGGGAATGCATCACCCCAAATGATCGTATGTATATttcttaacattttttatctatattcgtcataatttttttttttttttttttttttttttttttttttttaatgagaATGGGACAAGGGAGGCTTTTTCCTGGGTGTGCCATTTTACGGTACACCCAAAGCCCACTCTGCATTCACTTGACCATTTACACGGTCGTTATTTTCTTACATGGTTTTTCTCTAGCGCGGGTTACACATAACAGGCGACGAGGGCAGAGTGGTGAGGGAGTAAATTTAGAGGATTACGCGTGGGCGAAGCTCAACTGGAGATAACCACATAGGTAAATTGGCATATATAaaagtatacatatatatcccCCTTGAGACCTATAGGGgtgcgtacatatatatatatatatacagttGCGTTAGTACATGTGTGTGGCCCGTGAGTTGACTTGTGGCTTCTGCCTTGTGCTATAATTTCTTCGGTCTCCCTGGGAGCGGTTCAGGTGGCTTCCATTGTTCGGCAGGGGTGTTTGCCGGTAGGGTTGTTTGCCGGTAGGGGTGCTTGCAGGTAGGGGTGTTTGCCGGTGGGGGGAGTGGTACGGGTGGATGTAAGCGTGGATGGAATGGGACTGGCGAATGGGACAAGGGAAAAGCAAAAGGAACAGGCTAAACTAGCCGTGATGAGGGAAAAACGGAAAGTACACACGCTATagcagaaggaaaattaataTGTgactagaaaaaaaaaaaaagttacaagaaaaatgggaacaaaaatggaaaaaacgttACGACGTTAGGAAGTTACGAAATTACGAAGGTAAATATATACTTATCTTAAAAGAGCAAAAAGAGATTTAATCAAACGCGTgtgaaattgaagaaaaaaaaaaaaaaatatatatatatatataatataataaataatgtGTAAAAGATTGCACAATAATGCAATACAAAAAAGATTGGGGTGAGGAGTAAGAGCAATTATACTACAGGTGAGAGAAGAACGCTTGGTAAATTATTAGTTCATATTTGCCtagaaaatttacaaatgggaaaataaaagactATACACTTTTGCGCGTTCGTGAAGCTAGGGATCGACGAGCTCACCCAGggagcgtaaaaaaaaaaaaaaaaaagaaaaaaaaaaaaaaaaaagagggacgCAAAGAGAAGCGCGCGAGGAAGCGCAAAGCGGGGTGAAGGGGCACAGAAGGTTTGCAAAAATGGTACGAGCAGGTATGACAGGCGCACAAAGTGATAGGAAAATGGGCgcaaagatgaaaaaaaaaaaaaaaaaaaaaaaaaaaaaaaaaaaattaaaagtctACAAAAAATGATGGGGCACTGTTAAGAAGTGGGCATGAGAAGGGGACATCGAATTTACTGGTTTCTTCATCATGTAGTGTGTGCgtgtaaaaagggaaaaaaataaattgccCACATGAGCAAATGTGCGTGATGGTTTTAAAATGTAGCCTACGCGTgcataaaattttcacacgtatatatgtgttaaGGTTTAGCGCTTTGGCTTTCCCCCTGTTTGTGCCTTTGTGCGGATgccatttttctcccccacTTAAAGGGTATTAAAGTTGTGGCATAACTGAATGGCTGTACTGCTATGGGGTCACACAGTTGCAGTTTTCTACACTCTCCaaattgtttttcctcttgggGGTTCCCTGTTCCGCCCCGTCAGTTCCCAGTGGGATTCATCCACTCCAAAGGGAGCCCACTTAGATGCGCATCCCCCATGGGGCCACGCCCCCAGGCCATAGTCTTAAGAAAGTAAGAGACGCAGGATGCAAAGTAGGAGGTGCAGTGaaagaagtggaaaaatcaAAACGCAGATGGAACAGTATGGATTCCAGGGTGTCAACAAAATGACCATCAAAATGGTAACCAAAATGGCGTGCTTCCCCTTCCCACCGCCCCCATGTTTCCATTCcaaatttaaattataaatCGCTGCCACGTTTGGGAAataacgagaaaaaaaaaaaaaaaaaaggaaaaaaagaaaaaatatattaccaCGTATACACAGTTCTAAACAATTAACACTTTTTACGTTCATCCATTTGCACAACAACACATTGTTCACACTTTGGAAAATCCCTTTAACATCCAATTCTTATTAACTCTTCCGTTTGCGGGTTGGCTTATTACCTCCCAGATATAGCCAGaaggattatttttcctccttctcttctttccgCATAATATGGAGAAGATACCCATAtaagtcgtttttttttctccgatCACAACATAAGCTTTATAACGGCAGTATGACATACGCCTTGGTCGTATAGTCCCTATCACAACGTTAATAAAAACATTATGTGTTATTAACTGCAtgtagaagaaggaagactcTTCAtcttattcttctttctttttattattggATAACGTTGTAACAATAAAACAGTAATTTTTCAATAGTTGTTTTGTACTATgagaaaattttgtaaattttttttttttttttttttttttttttttcacccctcTTTCTTTGATATATtaccattttgtattttaaattttgccATTTTCTGATGACTACAAGAGGAGTTTAAGTTTACGGCTTGTCCAAAGTGAAGGCCCTCAagaatgtaataaaaaaggtGGATGGCACACACACCAGCGAATCGATATATTTACCTAGATGGATATACACGCTTTATTCTATAATTCTTGAAAGCAGGGGAACAATTTAAGAATATACTCCTGCGGCAGGTCGTACTATGAGGAAGAGACCCGCATGTGGGTGCATCCAAAAGGAATCTACAAGGGAGAAGCaaaggaagtgaaaaatttacaaaacgTGACATAAGGGAGAGAATAACTTAACGCCTCTTCGAACGAAGCAAAGGTTCCTTCCTACACCGAGGGAGGTTTATAACGACACATACATGTTTGTGCGGATACATATTGACATGcatattatatgtatgtagaggaaagaatgtgaagggaaaggaaaccATTGGTAGTTAACTCGTCTTCTGTCAAAGTGGGGAGTGCAACACTGCAGGGCATTATTCATGCTCATAAAGGTACTTGCAGGGATAAAAGGGCAACTTCTCCTGACGAAGCGAAGGGAAAATGTGCGGTTGCAAGGACGATCTGAAGTGCCTTATGCACTTTGAGTACAACCTAATTGAGTCCTACGATACGGTAAAAAAGATTAGGGAGGATCATGAGTACACGCTCGTACACACGAAAAGGAGCGATGAAGAAAGACGCAAAAAGAAGATATACCTGTTGGGGTTAAATTATGATGAATGCATTTTCCTGCGTGGGAACTTCCGTTTTCGGCTTTTAAAGGGGATAGGGAAATTCAATGGACAGGTAATGAAGCCATCAGAGAGATATACAAATGTGCGCATACCCGACTTTTACCCCCTCTTCAAATTTGTGGCTCTGAATGGAAGTAACGTTAAATATGATGACAACCGATTTGTCTTTTCTGCAAGGAGTTGTTATTTGGGTTGTTGCGATTGTTTTGATTGTTGTGAGCGGGAAGAAGTGAAGGTAATCGATACGGAAATAacgcaaaggagaaaagataTAACTGATTCGAAGGACAATAAGGAACCTGATGGGGAGTCCACTACGTGTGCCCCGAAATGCGGAAAAAATTTGTGCCTGAACGAATGTAGTAATAAGATATtgcaaaattatttatatggattgaatattttaaaaagagacAATGGTAAGAGGAAAGAATTCTACGAATATGTGGTGAACGCGGATAAACATGATGTTAGCACTCTAGCGAGTGTGCACATGATGGATACCATAAGCAGAAAAGATTTTTGGGAAAAGTATCCTATCGTTAttgcttttgaaaaaaagaaagattttCTTTACAATTTAGCTAATAGAAATTGTGGGAAGAAGGTGAACTTGTCAAACTgcgagaaaaataataacccGTATATTGACACATACCAGGTATCCTACGTTCTGAGGGAGTTTATGAGATACATACAGATCGGGAAGAAGTACCACATGCGGGACATCCTGGCGAGGGCAGGTGGTGATGGTAAGAGCCATTATCGTATAGGAAATGAAGGAAACGACAAGCAGGACGACTTCCGCGATGACAAAAGGGGAGACCACCTGAGCATCTCCCATGAAGGAGAGGATAAGGTAGTGGAAGAGGAAGTGTGCGAACTGCAAGAGGAGCTCGAGAGGAATCCAAACGCCAATGAATATGAACAAGAAATAAGGGAATTACCTGAATTTGTCAGATCAACCAAATATGAGTGTTGGGAATTATACAAAAGGAACAGAATAAATAGCAGAATTCATCAGTTCGATTATCCATACTAtaaaagagagagagacaCAAGCAATATATTTAGCATCATGGTCATGGGAGAcaagggaaaggggaaaagtcTCTTGACAATGAACTTggtaaataatttattaaatttttttgaagaagtaTATCTTGTAGATATTGATGTGGGACAGCCGATCATAGGAATAAGTGGTTTCCTGtccatatataaaataaagtgcccattaaataattataatttttttcagaaaaaatccaagtgtattaaaaaaatattttttggaggATGCTctattgaagaaaatatcccTTATTATATTGAATGCCTGGaatatttgtatttttactTATTCTACATATactttgagaaaaaaaagaaaaggagaagagtaTCCCATCGAATGAATGAATATTGCTATCCTGTAGTGATTAACACATTCGGATGGGTTAGAAATATTGGGTTGCTCCTTCTAAACTTAAATATCCATCTAAGTTATTGTAACTTTATCGTCCAAATTGATTCACTAAAATGTGATGAAAAGGTAAAGAGCAAATTGAACAGAGAAGAATTGGTGTCTTACCTGTTTAATGATTTTCTGCTGATCAAACTAGGTAGACGAAACGACATGTATACCATCTTAAATTTGAACAATGAAAATGTATCCGTAATCTCGGAGCCACATTCCCTCTTTAACGTTATCAGTGAGTATAGTAATTTgaaagaaaacaattttttatttcacaaaTTTGACATGTCTttcgaaagggagaaaattattaataATAAGACCTACCACGACAGGTCGGATACTAATTTTAAAGAGAGAGAGTGCGAAGCGCACATGAGGGATATTAACAAAGTGAATGTGAATACCTGTCCACAGGGGAGTTGTGACTTCAAGGGGAATGGCCATCCCAGGTACAGTAACAAAGAAGTGCCAGATATTGAGAAACAGAAAAGGATAGAAAATCAAAGTGGTATTAAAAATTACGACATATCATTCGGAAGTGAGGAAAAATACGACtacttaaagaaaaaaatgaaatttttttttggctggAATTGTGTAAGGGTAATAAATTTTGTAAGCTATGAAAAAATCCTATCACATGACAATATGCATGGCTTATTGAAGAAATCGGAAGACTGTTCCATCCAAGCGAGAAGATTAAGGTGGtttcgaattttttcttactttttttacaagtttaataagataattttttattcctacaGCCCATCGTTTGGCGACGCCCTGAGGGATCGCTATGGCCATTCGCGTTGCAACTCTCATCGCACATCAAGTGCGGGAGAAATGAAGGAGCAAGCAACGTTACACCAGGAAGGAGACCCCCGCGGAGACAATGGAACTGCTATGGATAAGGGTTTCCTAACTGGAAAGGAGCTATCTACAAATGATAATCCCTTGGAAGGAGTATGTCACGACAAAATTAAGTACACCGTTAGTGAATGTGAAGTAGGACAAACCAATTTGACGACGAAGGAATGTTCGACCCAGATTTATAAACCCCCTCAAAGCAATGGACCACTATTCAACTGtgccatttttaatttaaagaaTATTAAGTTGAGCAGCTTAGTTTTTAATAGGTACTACTTTAACTTATTTCCCCATGGGTACTTCAACGCCAGCAGATTCTTCTTTAATAATGTCATATGTCTTTGTAAGGATGTGAATGTGGCTAGCAGTGCATCCCGAAGTAAACGCAAATGGGGGGGAAATCATGGGGAGTTAATGGGGAGTTACGAAATGGGGGAGAGGCGTGAAGACGATGTTGAAGGAAACAGGGTGGATTATTACATCGATCGGTTATATATAAAcgcaaattttaaaaatgcaaattctTTCATTAAGGAGGAGTATTTTAGGGAGAATAATGTCCAGTTAGTTCCCCTGCGCGAGAATTTCACTTGTCTGTTAACAGCATATGTAAAATTAATTGATAATTTCAGACTCATAATTTATCTACCCTTCTGGTTTCGGGAGTTCGATTTACTTTCCAGTGTTGATACGTTTGTTGTCGGCACGCAGCTTGCCCCCAGGTACATGGACGACATGATTAATgagtatttattttattatgatGTAATTACTGAGAAGGGGGATGAGATGATGGATGGGAACCAAATGGGGAATCCCACCGAGGTAGGCCCGGCTTGTTGAGCTCCTCTATGGTTTGCAGTCTAGTTTGATAGGACACCCCTCAGCATGATTCTTCCCTCGTCCATTTTCGTGTGCATAATTTAGCAAACATGCAAATTTGCAAATTTCCACCTTTGGAAGGAGAacaggggaggggaaaaaaaaaaaaaaaaaggagttgcGCAGAGGTACAAATGAATGTAACTGTCCCAGTGTTGGTAAGCCGATGGTGACAAACACATTGTGCTTTAACAAAAATTAACCGTTGTATGGGTCTCAGTCATTTTAccgttttgcataagcaaaAAGGTTTtggcaaaaattttttacccATCTTTGTGATGTTCTGTCGtgcgtatatttttttttttcgtacatttttgggggaaaaaattaaaggctGTTGCAGAATGGTAAATTTCTCCGCCTTCAATGTGTGTATACCTTCGGGAgaggccttttttttttttttttttttttttttttgccggaCAGAGTTGCACACAATACAGTGAGCATGACATTTGTTTCGTACGCAGTTTATGAAGCAAAATTGCCACTTGTCAAATGGACTCACgattgtataaaaaaaaaaaattctggcTCGGAGGAAAATGTATTTATCCCCCTGTACCAAGAACACTTGCTCATAATCCGGGACGATATACTTTTGCGTCAAAAGAGTAGAGATATAGCGGTGGTTATTTGATAAGTCGAAATTGATCTGCGCATGGAAGGGTGAAATAATcgcctttaaaaaaagtaggcGGCCTTGGATAGGATGCCACTGGACGAACAGAGCACATTTCAACGGAGACGGGAAATGAACATAGTGGAAAATTGACGAAGTGAAGATAATTACCCCGTTTTAGAGGGTCAAGGTgggggaaagaataaaatgttGAAAGAGGTTACAAGGGAACGAAAAAATTTACTGCTATTTTGATGGTGTGAATTGCTACTATGTGTAGCTGCACAGATTATGATTGAGGCCCCCTAAATAATTTAGCCTACAAAATTAGGTGCGCTCTGTGCCCCCCAAGGTACGTACATTAATATGCACCTGCAAAGTGGCACCTTTGGAGACAGTTCATGCCTGTTTAATTGCGCCACTCTTCCGATTGGAGgttaaatgtttttttttttttttttttttttttttttaataccgTGTGGTC includes these proteins:
- a CDS encoding HAD superfamily protein, putative gives rise to the protein MWGKIVSSVSNALDFNQATLSGCIDIICVESEIETKLKGEKKISVTYKSTPFHVRFGKTKLLRSKEKIVSILVNGKSTNLHMKLGSAGEAYFVEKTYDDVEEELETSPLSSPRHEYNELYLSQHIDSCSINDSLNNFKSDDDSDKSFLLNIATDRRKSVDRNYKMEQGKGRKQSNSQAKGGDFISRDHHDRRDHHDRHDHNKHNSQHRVSVQRDNLKKKKKNKSPHVHRNVLDEDYTHHANKGKKDDDDPNANSEWSWSWGRLPHLKNQDYASDNCTAISSNNKNEKNEKRKKFYNKSESVHDHSSSREQLTCVRRRNLSESNVRKCLNKEREIKTSPRGSKTKHIKKYRDSHIDLVKKEAPTKLSNNNDDDEYAHSPKKYSKGRHSVKTAVKEPIPLHQPGGNNTSSANNDKGENWGNSEHVQKRRPSEGHPIRGIVADAKRNSERESQRGSQKESQRGSQRGSQRGSQRGSQRGSDANKDSTKMVIKKLGEESNNAETKQEYKEKMEPRGEEHSLGEGVGEEELEREKQRMIERLKHKARERAREKVEGCASRTGVEMEAGRETKENAEKWVKAEDHSKERTKARGKFKAHHEHHSSDENADAEMNSNDDENQISYSKDEPESTFDDDIQNRIECSLCGHLLLNQNADNEQNDYSIEIHNKNIFEANIVTYEQIDKNSNLWYHPSLVFRFDKKDPYYPSRVALPLLASWVVFNQPLSILAVEKLLNSSLTLVEIKDKGWRNWFGVSSAEYDNTINTKTTGKDPKGANQIEDKKKEGRKSTTKPTPIAAPTTTTSSNNNNNSNANNNEEGEMEVLKEHNAKRSIQHSLHNASEISRRSTKHGDEKIKIRYRKSLRPTSEQLQSLNLKEGANTITFLVTSSLQGTKSINGTIYLWKKNAKIVISDVDGTITRSNVLGHIMPIVGKDWSHVGVSQLFNKINNNGYHILYLTARAIGQADSTREYLFRFKRNDNNKLPDGPLILSPDRLFPSFKREVIDKKPYIFKIAALRDIRNLFPLNHNPFYAAFGNTESDHRAYISVGVPEAKVFIIDNRGIVHHVNSTYAKTYETMSEITEHMFPCIKNDIKREDDDQYNSFQYWKINSLTYYEKYMNVSDSSESVEEPCQETHPF
- a CDS encoding CLP1 P-loop domain-containing protein, putative, translated to MCGCKDDLKCLMHFEYNLIESYDTVKKIREDHEYTLVHTKRSDEERRKKKIYLLGLNYDECIFLRGNFRFRLLKGIGKFNGQVMKPSERYTNVRIPDFYPLFKFVALNGSNVKYDDNRFVFSARSCYLGCCDCFDCCEREEVKVIDTEITQRRKDITDSKDNKEPDGESTTCAPKCGKNLCLNECSNKILQNYLYGLNILKRDNGKRKEFYEYVVNADKHDVSTLASVHMMDTISRKDFWEKYPIVIAFEKKKDFLYNLANRNCGKKVNLSNCEKNNNPYIDTYQVSYVLREFMRYIQIGKKYHMRDILARAGGDGKSHYRIGNEGNDKQDDFRDDKRGDHLSISHEGEDKVVEEEVCELQEELERNPNANEYEQEIRELPEFVRSTKYECWELYKRNRINSRIHQFDYPYYKRERDTSNIFSIMVMGDKGKGKSLLTMNLVNNLLNFFEEVYLVDIDVGQPIIGISGFLSIYKIKCPLNNYNFFQKKSKCIKKIFFGGCSIEENIPYYIECLEYLYFYLFYIYFEKKKKRRRVSHRMNEYCYPVVINTFGWVRNIGLLLLNLNIHLSYCNFIVQIDSLKCDEKVKSKLNREELVSYLFNDFLLIKLGRRNDMYTILNLNNENVSVISEPHSLFNVISEYSNLKENNFLFHKFDMSFEREKIINNKTYHDRSDTNFKERECEAHMRDINKVNVNTCPQGSCDFKGNGHPRYSNKEVPDIEKQKRIENQSGIKNYDISFGSEEKYDYLKKKMKFFFGWNCVRVINFVSYEKILSHDNMHGLLKKSEDCSIQARRLRWFRIFSYFFYKFNKIIFYSYSPSFGDALRDRYGHSRCNSHRTSSAGEMKEQATLHQEGDPRGDNGTAMDKGFLTGKELSTNDNPLEGVCHDKIKYTVSECEVGQTNLTTKECSTQIYKPPQSNGPLFNCAIFNLKNIKLSSLVFNRYYFNLFPHGYFNASRFFFNNVICLCKDVNVASSASRSKRKWGGNHGELMGSYEMGERREDDVEGNRVDYYIDRLYINANFKNANSFIKEEYFRENNVQLVPLRENFTCLLTAYVKLIDNFRLIIYLPFWFREFDLLSSVDTFVVGTQLAPRYMDDMINEYLFYYDVITEKGDEMMDGNQMGNPTEVGPAC